GTATAACTTAATTCTAGCTTACCCACAGAAGTCATCCACGCGTATATCACGCCACACATCAGACACTTGCCAGCCAGAGTTGCCCACGGAGCGCAGAGGACGATATTCGGGGATGTATGCAGCAGATTCAGGTATTTCGATGTATGCGGGTAGTGTGGGTTCTTCAACTACTGGTTCTGACTCAACTAGGGGTTGAGGAAATTGGATCTCAAGTTGAACAATTTCGTCTCCTGCTGGTGGGGTTGGTTCTGTTCTCTTACGAACTGGCTTTTCAATTTTTTTGATGAGTCGGCGCATTTCTATAGGATTCATTCGGGTTACACAGAGTAGGGTAAGATATCCCAGAATACAGTAAGTTAGAACCAAATAAAGAGCACATCTTGCCGTTTGTTGTATGGGTGCAGATTGCTGGAAAACGTGTAGGTGTAGCCTCGCTGCTGCTATAAAATGTGTTTTCCTTGCTGGATTGTTATCGATTGTGTTAGGTACAATCAACTTTGATCAACCAACGATGTAAAATTACCATTACAACTACTAAAGGAATCATCAAAACTGGAATAATTTCCAAACCCGTATGATTTGCAACAGCACCAATGACTGCTGGAATGAAGGCAGCCCCCAAACTTGCAACGCAAGTCATAAAACCAATTCCGACTGGCACGAGTGCAATAGGTATTCGCTGCGGCATTAACCAGATTGTTAGCGGGAAGATGGGAGCCAAAGCAAAGCCGATTATCGGTAAATTGAGTAATTGTGTTGGTAGCAACCACCAAGCAATTAAACTGACTGCTAACAAAGTTAAAGCACTATCTAATGTACGAGTTGCACCAAGATATTTAACTACACGTCCGGTAACTAAACGTCCTAAAGTTAGTCCCAACCAATAAGCACTGATACTATAGCCTGCAAGAACTTCTGGCGTACCTCGGCTGACTGTCTGGACACTATAAGCCCAATTACCTATTGAAGCTTCCGTACCTACGTAAACTAGCAATAATAAGCCTGCTATTAATACCGCAGGTGTTTTTAAAACTACAGGTAGATTTGATGTTGCATTTGAATTTTGAGACTTAGTAGGCTTAGTAAGTGGTCTGTAGTTAGATAGAACTGCCCAAAGCATCCCTAGCACTGTTAAAGCAACAATAGAAGCGAACACCAAGTAAACAGCTCGCCAATTGAGGTTCATTGCTAATAGCGTTGTGGCAAGCGTCGGGCCTAAAAACGCACCAAGTCCGTAAAAAGCGTGGAGTAAACCGATTAAATCAGCATTACCTTGGTGGTTAGCAATATAACTGTTGATGCCAGCATCAATTAAGCCAATTCCTAAACCAAGGAATGTACCTGCAACAATCATTAATAACCAGTAAGGAGAAACAGCGTAAGTCACAAGAGCGCAGGTAAGGCTAATAGATGCTAGCAATAACATCCGTGCTAATCCAATATGGTTGCCCAGAGAACCACTAGCCAATGCAGCGAACATATAACCAGAAACCTGTCCTAGGAAAAGTAAAGTAATAGTTGCATTATTCAAGTTAAATGTTGCTTGAATCGAGGGGATTAAAACACCTAAGCCGCCCTCAGCAATGCCAATTGCAATAAAAGCATAAAAAGATAGAGCGATACCAATCCAGGCTTGATTGTTTAAGCATCCCCGCTGGAATAAATTGAACAAACCTTCGATACCTCACGAGTAATAGTGTTGACTTCACAGATACCCCAAAAAAGTTTGTTCAATTTATTTTTGCTCAACTCCTAAAGGTGAGCGTGAAGATGACATAATTATTACTCCTATAGCCAACCATAGCAAAAGTTTCATGTTTAAAAGCGTGCCATTCCCTTTCACAGCCTAAGATTGCCAACTTGGGATAAAATGGCGCAGCGTTGAAGGAGCGAAGGGCAAACACTGGGCAAAGACTCATTAATGGAGGTCAAAAGCTCGTTCACGAGTATTAAAAGCTCATTTACAAGTCAACAATGTCGTGTGAGCGCTAAATTTTCCTGTAAAAGGCTTGAGCCACCTTGATTTACAATACACTCATGATAATAAGCTGCCTTTTATAACAAACCAAGCTGTTGATGGTAAGCGTAGCCATGCCGTCAGGCTTATCGCCTCTGTTCACTCTTGCACTGTGTATCTAATTTGCATATCCTTGGGCAGGTGAGAGATATATCTCCTTAGATTCCCTGCTTTACTCCTGACGTTAAAATCTATGCGCGATCGCAAACTTAGTTTAACCGCATTGATCACTCTCATCTTAACTATTTCACAACCCATCGCAAATTTGCCTCCACTATTCCAGGTGTCGCAGGTATTGGCGCAAACCCCAGCAGACCGCAAAGCTGAGGCAGACCGACTGTTTCAGCAAGGTATTGAGCAGTTTCAAATTAGTCAATTTGGAGCGGCATTACAATCTTGGCAACAAGCGCTGATTATTTATCGAGAAATTAAAGACCGTTTAGGCGAGGGTCAATCTCTGGGCAATCTGGGAGTTGCTTACAAGAACCTGGGAGACTACGCTAAAGCAATTGAGTACCAGCAGCAAAGATTAGCGATCACCAGGGAAATCAAAGACCGCCAAGGGGAGGGTACTACTCTCGGTAATCTGGGAATTGCTTACAAAAACCTGGGAGATTACGCCAAAGCCATTGAGTACCAGCAGCAGAGATTGGCGATCACCAAGGAAATCAAAGACCGTTTAGGCGAAGGACAATCTCTAGCCAATCTGGGAATTGCTTACTCTGCTCTAGGAGACTACGCCAAAGCGATTGAGTATGAGCAGCAAGGTTTGACGATCATCAGGGAAATCAAAAACCGTTTAGGGGAGGAACAATCTCTGGGCAATCTCGGAGCAGATTACTTTGCTCTAGGAGACTACAGCAAAGCCATTGAGTACCAGCAGCAGAGATTGGTGATCGCTCGTGAAATCGAAGACCGTCAAGGAGAGGGTGCTGCTCTAGGCAATCTGGGAACAGTTTACTTTGCTCTAGGAGACTACGCCAAAGCGATTGAGTACGAGCAGCAAAGTTTGGCGATCGCTCGTAAAATTAAAGCCCGTTTAGG
This portion of the Nostoc sp. UHCC 0302 genome encodes:
- a CDS encoding MFS transporter codes for the protein MFNLFQRGCLNNQAWIGIALSFYAFIAIGIAEGGLGVLIPSIQATFNLNNATITLLFLGQVSGYMFAALASGSLGNHIGLARMLLLASISLTCALVTYAVSPYWLLMIVAGTFLGLGIGLIDAGINSYIANHQGNADLIGLLHAFYGLGAFLGPTLATTLLAMNLNWRAVYLVFASIVALTVLGMLWAVLSNYRPLTKPTKSQNSNATSNLPVVLKTPAVLIAGLLLLVYVGTEASIGNWAYSVQTVSRGTPEVLAGYSISAYWLGLTLGRLVTGRVVKYLGATRTLDSALTLLAVSLIAWWLLPTQLLNLPIIGFALAPIFPLTIWLMPQRIPIALVPVGIGFMTCVASLGAAFIPAVIGAVANHTGLEIIPVLMIPLVVVMVILHRWLIKVDCT